The Nitrospira sp. genome segment AAAGAACCGGACAAGAAGGAGAAGTACGACTGGTTCTGTGCGGCTCGCGACGTCGAATTGGAAGTCGAGCGCTATCGATCCAAGTCGAAAGGAGGCTCGCTGACGCCGCTGACCTATGCGTTTGTCGCCCTTCAGGCGCTCAAGCCCGAAGAAGCCCCCGAGGGTAAACCGACTGACGCTATCAAGTCGGCGTTAGAGCTCGTTGAAAAAGAATTTCATGACGACCTAGAAAAGGATCCAGATGGTCCGATCAATCGGCTGGTGAAAGATATTCGCCAAGCGATGTCCAAGTCGAAGACTTCGATGAGCGCCGCCCCGAACAGGCAAAGACAAAGAAATAACCGCCTTTCTCGACTCCGGAATCGCAAGAACGACTAGCCTGAATAATTCGTGACTCTGGCAATAAAAAGCCACCGAGGCTCCCAACTGTGCTATAGGAGCGGTGTCCAGACGCTTCTACGTACAGTGGAGAGGAGACCCGATGGCGACAGAGTGTATCCCGCAACTGACGTTCGAATTCCATCCCAAGATGAAGACCGTGGCCCGATTCGATCAGGCTCATGCCAGCACCGATGGGGGCGTGGTGCTGCTCAGGGCCGTGGATGAGCAGCTGCAGCTGACCGAACGGTTGGCCGCCTGCCTGCCTGACGGCCGAGACCCGGACAAGATCCGACACGCGATGCGCGAGCTGCTGCAACAACGGGTCTTCGGGCTGGCCTGCGGGTATGTGGGAAGAGAAAAGGGGACTTTCTCACTCTTGTCCAAAATAAGTTCTCAACAGGCCTCCGGCTTGTGAGTAGGATAGGTTGTTCAACGCACATCCATCCACGGCGTTCCCGCGCCGTGGCACCCACAAGCCGGAGGTGCAGTATGGTAACCGTCGCCAGTTGCTTTGCGCAAATGCTCGCCCTGATCGATCGCGCGGACTTCGCTCGGGCCGTTCGACAGCACGCCGCTGAGCGAGCAGCCAAGGGGTTCAGCTGCTGGGATCACTTGATAGCGATGCTGTTTTGTCAGATGGGTAGTGCGCACTCACTTCGAGAAATCTGTGGCGGCTTGGCCACCGCCCTTGGCAAACTCGTCCACCTTGGCATCCGTCGGACACCGACTCGGTCCACGCTGGCCTATGCCAATGCGCATCGGCCCTGGCAGCTGTACGAGACGCTCTTCTATCAAGTCCTCACCCGTTGCCAAGCCGTCGCGGCCTTGAAGCGCCGCCGGTTCCGGTTCAAGCACCCCTTGCGCACCCTCGACGCAACGATCATTGAACTCTGTGCCACGGTGTTCGATTGGGCCAGATTCCAGCGGACGAAGGGGGCGATCAAGCTCCATCTGCAGCTGGATCACCAGGGGTGTTTGCCCTGCTGGGCCCTCGTGACCGACGGCGACACCAACGACGTGCGGATCGCCCAACAGCTCACCTTTGCGCCAGGCACCATCGTGGTGATCGATCGCGGGTATCTCGACTATGCCCGCTATCATCGTTGGACGGTCGACGAGGTGGGATTTGTCACCCGTCCCCGCACCAACATGCTCTACGAAGTGCTGGAGCAACGCTCCGTGCCGACACGCGGACCGGTGCTGGTCGATGAGGTGATCCGTCTCACCAGTTCCCATGCGGCTGACCGGTGCTCGGTCCCCCTGCGACAGGTGACGATCTGGGATGAGAGACAGCAGCGGCCGCTACGGTTCCTGACCACTCTCATGCAGCTTGCGGCCAGCACGATTGCCGCCATCTATCGGGAGCGCTGGCAGATCGAACTCCTCTTCAAGGCCTTGAAACAGCATCTCCGGATCAAGACGTTTGTGGGCACGAGTGAGAACGCCGTACAGGTCCAAATCTGGATCGCCCTGCTCGCGATGCTGCTGTTGAAATTTCTGCAGCTGAAGTCCACGTGGCCCTGGAGTCTCTCGAATCTGGCCGCGTTGCTCCGCTTCAATCTGTTGACCTATCGGGATCTGTGGGACTGGCTCAATGCGCCCTTTGAACGGCCGCTGCTCATACCAGCGCCGCCCCAACAGAGGCTATTCGCTACCTGATCTTGGACAGCAGACCGGACAACCTGAACTGGATGGGTGACCAGAGACCGTCTCATATGCCGCATTCACGGGGGAAGAACTCGAAACAGCCGACTATTTTGGACAGCAGTGGGACATTCTACTTTTCTGTAGATCAGCCCTGCTTCCTCTGCGAGTCTGCTGGCATGCCTCGCACCACCCACCCCTCGGCAGGTGGTCTCTGCTACCGTGTGATCAATCGTGGGAACGCCCGTGCGGAGGTGTTTCGGAAAGCCGAGGACTATGCGGCGTTTCGCGACCTGCTTACGGAGGCGGTAGACCGCGTGCGGATGCGGGTGCTGGCCTATTGCCTGATGCCGAATCATTTTCACCTGGCGCTCTGGCCCCGAGGCGATGGCGATCTCAGCCGCTTCATGCAATGGCTGCTGACGGCGCAGGTACGGCGCTATCATCGGCACTATCAATCGAGCGGCCATGTCTGGCAGGGCCGCTTCAAGGCCTTGCCCATCCAACAGGATGCGCATCTCCTGACAGTGCTGCGGTACATCGAGCGCAATCCGTTGCGAGCTGGGCTGGTCGCACGGGCAGAGGAGTGGCGGTGGTCCAGTCTGCGGGGACGGGTCGAAACAATGAGGTCGGGAATGATTTATTGGATCATCTGAGCCTGGCCACCGTCGGCAGCGCGTCACCTACTTGGTCTCAAGTGAAGAGCGAGCGCGAGGTTATTCCTCGGCGACTTGTCGGAGGATGATCGTATAGAGCTTCTCACTTACAAAGAAGCCGTTGCTCCGCATCGCGTCAAGGAGCGGTCTGACTGCCGAGAGCAGACCACGTTGTTTTGCAAGGACGAGTAAGCCTAGCAACCCCACAACTCGGCATCCTTCTTGTTCGGCGAGTCGTCGAGCCGTGGCATCATCCAATACTACGATGGCGTCTGCTCCGATTTCCCGCGCGAGGATGATGGCTTCGGCTTCTCCCAGGCCGACGTGGGTGCGGAGCTGCTGGACGAGTGCCTGATTCTCAACCGTTCGGTGTACGATCCAGTCGGCCTGACCAATCTCGATACTTCCGGGACGACCTGCCGCGCGGCTCGCGCTCTCTGCATAGACGGCCTCAGGAATGACGATTTGATCAGTCAGTTGACGTAACAAGCCGAGCGAGCCGATCCGAGCTAGTGCAATCAAGGGACTCGCGTCAAGGACGAGAATCACGCGGAAGGAGTGGATGGAGGAGCGGCTAATGTCCGCAGATCTTCACGAAGGGTCTCTGCGGAATAGTCAAACCAGGGAATCTGATACTGGGCCAAGATGGCCGGGAAATCAGCTAATGAGATCTGGAGAAACTCTGCCGCACGAGCCCGAGAAACTTTTCCTCGGCGGACCAGATCCAAGATAAGGGCGGTCTTTGCTTCCCGGCGTGCCTCATCTTCTGTCCCGAGCACTTCCAACAATTCCGAGGGGATATCGATGGTGAGTGGCTGTCCCATGAAGCGAGTCTAGCAGACACTCTGCCGAAAACCAAGTTTGGTGCCTCGAACGCAGGCCAGAACTTCTGTGGTACACGCCCTCATCAGTGTGCCGTTGCCGGTGAATCTGAACCGTCCCTCGGCATCGGCGGGCAAGCCGATGAACGCGTCAGACTCCGGCGACGTGCAGGAGTGGCCGCTATCTCTGACGAGCACTGGAGCGGGAACCCATTCACCTGGATCGGGTGCTTTGTCGTGTGGCGAGCCACTTCTGAAAGGACGCTTGGCTTTCTCCCGACGGTTTGCCGGCCAAGAGCCCATCGACACCGATGTCTTCGTCGAGCAGGTCCCAATGAATGCCACGTCCTCGCCCGATCAACCTCCAGCGTTTTCGTTCCGCTTGTGTCGCATGGACTAAGCGAGGGAACCAATCGAGGGGAACGGACAAGCTTCGTCCATCGCTCAGTTCGACGGTCAACGTGTCGTTCGTGATGGTGACAGATTCTGCTGTGGATCGTAGTACAGTGGGCATGCTCTCGATCCGAGCCCTACACCCGCACGTCCTTAGTTTAGTTAAGATGCCCAATCATTTTCATTGCAGGAATGCCAAATCAATGGATTCACAAGGTCCCTATCCTGCCTGAGATCAGACTAGGTTTCCCCTGGCTGCTTGGGTATAATCCATCGGATTTAGCTCGTTCATCTTATAGGAGATTGTATGTCCGAAAAAGACGATAAGAAGCGCGCGCTCGACCTAGCCCTGTCCCAGATTGAGAAACAGTACGGGAAGGGCGCGATCATGAAGCTGGGGACGGAGGAGAAGGTCGACGTGCCCGCGATTTCTACCGGTTCACTGGGACTCGACATTGCCCTCGGTGTCGGCGGACTTCCACGCGGGCGGGTGATTGAAATTTTTGGACCGGAGGCTTCTGGAAAAACGACGATGACGTTGCACTGTATTGCCGAAGTGCAGAAGGTCGGCGGAGTGGCCGCCTTTATCGATGCCGAACATGCCCTTGATCTGACGTATGCCAAAAAGCTCGGCGTACAGGCCGACGACCTACTTGTGTCTCAGCCGGATACGGGTGAACAGGCGCTGGAGATTGCCGAAACATTGGTGCGAAGTGGTGCCATTGATTTGATCGTGGTCGATTCGGTTGCGGCGTTGACGCCTCGTGCGGAAATCGAGGGTGAAATGGGCGATGCCCACATGGGCCTTCAAGCCAGACTCATGTCGCAGGCGCTGAGAAAGCTGACAGCCGCTATTGCAAAGTCCCTGACGACGGTGATCTTCATCAATCAAATCCGCATGAAACTCGGCGTGATGTTCGGAAATCCAGAGACCACAACCGGAGGAAATGCGCTCAAATTCTACTCCTCCGTTCGGCTGGACATCCGTCGCATCGAATCGATCAAAGAAGGTCAAGAGGTGATGGGGAGCCGTGTCCGTGTGAAGGTCGTGAAGAACAAGATGGCGCCGCCGTTTCGTCAGGCGGAGTTCGATATCATGTTCGCCGAGGGGATTTCCAAGACCGGTGAATTGGTGGATATGGGTGTCGACAAGAAGATCATCGAAAAATCTGGTGCGTGGTATTCATACAAGTCAGAACGAATCGGCCAGGGGCGCGACGCCGCTCGAGAGTTCCTCAAGAACAACTTCGCCACCGCTCGCGAGATTGAAATGAAACTTCGAGAGTTGGCCGGGGTGCCTGCTCGCAACGAGAAGAAAGCCGAGGCCAAAGAAGAAAAACCTGCTTCACGAAGCGAGGACAAACGGGCGCATCGATAGCGCAAGCCTGTGGGATCGCGACAGCGGAATAGTCAACCCTCACCCAGTGATTGGATGCAGCTCGGGATACGGTTTCTTGCTCGTCGAGATCGTACCGTCGCCCAAGTTGAACGATTTCTCGTTTCCAAAGGAGCTTCGCCCGTTCAAGTACGGCAAACAGTTCGTCGTTTGTCCAATCTCAACTATCTCAACGATCACGCCTATGCTCAGCGGTGGGTGGTCAATCGGCTGACCAACCGGCCGAGGGGACGCGAACGGCTCAAGGCCGAATTGCAGGCCAAGGGAATTTCCGAGACGCTGGCGGATCGGGTGATCGCCGATGCATTTCGTGGGTTAGACGAAGAGGCTGTGGCTCATCGAGTCTTGCAGACCGCGCAACGGTATGGTCGTCGGTTGACTCGTTCTCAGACTAGTAACTTTCTCCGCCGGCGGGGTTTCAGTGAGGAGACCATTGATCGTATGATAGAGAAGAAGGGCATAAACGAGGAAGCTGTCTATGAAGAATAGTGCGACTGATCTGCGGCGGGCCTTTATCCGTTATTTCGAGGAGCAAGGGCATCAGGCAGTGCCGAGCGCGTCTCTCCTTCCACAAGCGGATCCGACCCTGCTCTTCACCAACGCCGGCATGAATCAATTCAAGCGGACCTTCCTCGGAGAAGAATCGCGCCCCTACAAGCGAGCCGTATCGGTTCAAAAGTGTCTTCGCGCAGGCGGGAAACACAACGATCTTGAAAACGTGGGGTACACCAGGCGGCACCACACATTCTTCGAGATGCTGGGCAATTTTTCGTTCGGGAATTACTTTAAGGACGAGGCCATCAGATTCGGATGGGAGTTTCTGACACGGACGGTCGGGTTGCAGAAAGACCGGATGTGGGTCACGATCTTCCGCGAGGACGACGATGCTGAGAAGTTGTGGAAGAAGATCGGTGTCCTGCCCTCGCGCATCGTCCGGTGCGACGAAAAGGATAACTTCTGGCAAATGGCTGATACCGGCCCCTGCGGTCCTTGTTCGGAGATCCATGTTGATCAGGGGCCAGTGGTTCCCGGCGATGATCGACCGAACGGGGAGGGAGATCGCGTCATTGAAATTTGGAATCTGGTCTTCATGCAATACAACCGTGATGCCTCGGGAACGCTCCACCCGCTGCCGAAGCCGAGCATCGACACGGGGATGGGGCTTGAGCGGCTGGCCGCCGTGGCCCAGGGGGTCTACAGCAATTACGACAGCGATCTGTTCACACCGCTGCTTGCGACTATTGCCGGACGGGCCGGCACCGAGTACGGCAAGAAGGAATCCTCGGATCGTTCGATGCGGGTTATTGGCGACCATCTGCGCGCCATCACGTTTTTGATGGCGGATGGTGTATTGCCGTCGAACGAAGGACGTGGGTACGTATTACGGCGCATTCTGCGCCGCGCCGCGCGGCACGGCCGGCTGCTCGGCATTGTCGAGCCCTTTCTGCATCAACTCAGCGCAGTCGTCGTCGAACAGATGGCCGACGCCTATCCGGAAGTGCGCATGGCATCCGGTACGATCGTCGAAGCGACGAAAGGCGAGGAGGAGCGGTTTATCGCAACGCTCGAACAGGGCTTGCCGATTCTGAACGAGATGATCGAGCGGGCGAAGGCGACAAACCGAACAGTTTTGGCTGGGAGCGACATCTTCAGGCTCTATGACACCTATGGCTTTCCCATGGACTTGATCGCTGAGGCCTGTCGCGAACAGGGCATGACGGTCGATGAACCTGGTTTCGATGCTGCGATCGAAGAGCAACGGACTCGCGCGCGCAAGACCGGTGGATTCGAACAGGAAACGGCCAGACCGGCCGTCGCGGAACTGACCAAGCGGATCGGGACTACGACATTCGTCGGCTATGAGCATCTGGAAAACGACGGCGTCTTGCGGGCGATCCTGAAAGGCGAGCAACTGGTCAAGGAAGCGGTAGAAGGGGAGACGGTCGAGCTGGCGATGGATGTCACGCCCTTCTACGCTGAAGGTGGGGGTCAGGTCGGCGATCAGGGATCATTGGTTGGTCCTGAAGGGTTGGTTGATATCAAAGAAACAATGAGACCGGCGCCGTCGATTATCTTGCACAAGGGAACCGTCCGCAAGGGACGCATCCGAGAAGGCGAGCGTCTGCACATGACGGTGAATGCCTCCACGCGCCGAGACGCCGCGCGCAATCATACGGCGACGCATCTCGTCCATGCGGCCTTGCGTGATTTACTTGGGCCCCATGTAAAACAGTATGGATCGCTCGTTGGACCCAGCCGCCTTCGGTTTGACTTCGCCCATTTTCGCCCACTGTCGTCCCGCGACATCGATGATATCGAATCGACGGTGAATGAAGAAATCCGCAAAAATGAGGCCGTGCACACCGAGGTGATGAACATTCAGGACGCCGTCGCGAACGGTGCCCTGGCGTTCTTCGGTGACAAGTATGGCGAACAGGTGCGTGTCGTGAGCATCGAATCGTTCAGCAAAGAACTGTGCGGGGGCACCCATTGCCGGCAGACGGGTGACATCGGGCTCTTTCGGATTGTCTCGGAAGGGGGCGTAGCGGCTGGTGTGCGTCGTATCGAAGGTCAGACCGGCAGCGGCGCGTACGGACTCATGAAGCAGCTCGAAGCCGATGTCCGGGAACTGTCCGAGCTCTTAAAGGTTGGGAAAGCGGAACTGGTCGGCAAGACGCGCAAGGTGCTGACGCAGTTGAAGGACAAGGAGCGGGAGCTGGAAGAGCTGAAGCTGAAGATGGCGAGCGGATCGGAGACGACTTCCAAGGTCAAAACGATCGCGGGCGTGACGGTGCACCAGCAGCGGACGGATGGCCTGGACGTGAATGGCATGCGAACATTGGCGGATCAGCTCCGGGATAAGCTGAAGAGCGGCGTCATTGCGCTGGGAGCAGCGACCGGAGACGGGAAGGTTTCACTGTTGGTCGTGGTGACGAAAGACTTGATCAGCAAGCTCAAAGCCGGCGATCTCATCAAAGCCATGGCGGCGGAGGTAGGTGGAACCGGAGGCGGGCGGCCGGAAATGGCCCAGGCCGGGGGGAAGGATCCGGCCAAGCTCGACGCCGCGTTGGAAAAGGTTTTTGGCCTGGTTGAAACCACCCTCCGGCGGTAGAATCATGCCTGGCCGCATTCTCGCGCTCGATTACGGCACCAAGCGGATCGGCGTCGCACTCAGCGACGAATTGGGCTGGACGGCGCAGCCGCTCGAAACCTTCGAACGGAAGACTCTCGATTGGGATGTCGCCCATATCGTTGGGCTGGTCGGATCGCACGCGGTGGAGCGGGTGGTGCTGGGCTTGCCGCTTCAGTTGGACGGACGGGAAGGGCCGGCCGTCCATGCGATGCGCGAGTTTGCAGCGAAGCTGGAAGCGGGCTTGTCCGTTCCGGTCGTCCGGTGGGACGAGCGGATGACGACAAAAGCGGCGGAAGCGTTGCTGATCGCCGCAGATGTCAGTCGGAAGAAACGCAAAGGAATCGTCGACCGTATTGCAGCCGCGATTCTTCTGCGAAGTTACCTTGAAGCGCAGGATCAGGTCTCCGCTCAATCCGTCGGAGACCGATCTGCCGAGGAGACGCTGGAAGAGTGGGGGCAATTGTCTCCTGACAACCGATCCTATGACGCTGCGTCTGATCCTCATCGTATTGATCGCCATCGTCGCTCTCGCCGGCGTGGCCGGATATCAGATGATTCGGTGGGCTGAAGCGCCCGCCCTCTCTGAGTCCGATCACCCTCCTCAGAAAATCGTTGTGATCCCGGAAGGGGCGACGTTTCAACAAGCTGCGGCCTTGCTCGAACGGGAGCAGCTGATCAGGAGCCGTTCGGCGTTTCTGCTTCTGGGGAAAGCCCAGGAGGCTGATCGCAAAATTCATCCCGGAGAGTATGAGTTCAACGCCGCCACGGCTCCGGCGGAAATTCTTGCCAAGTTGCTTGCCGGACGTGTGGTGCTTCATTCGATCACGATTCCTGAAGGACATACGATCACTCAAATCGCCGATGTGCTGGACGAACATCGCATCACGAATCGCGGGGAATTTGTTCGATTAGCCTCGGACAAGTCCTTCGTCACGACGTTGGGCATTTCTGCGGACACGGCGGAAGGATATCTCTACCCCGACACGTATCGTTTTGTTAGGCCGACGGCTGCCAAGGACGTCATCAAGGCCATGGTTGAGCAACTCGGGCGTGTGATGACTCCGGAATGGCAGGCAAGGGCCAAAGATATTCACTTGACGGTCCATGAGGTTTTGACCCTGGCTTCAGTGATTGAAAAAGAAACCGGTGTCGGAGACGAACGTCCCCACATCTCGGCCGTATTTCATAATCGGCTGAAGAAACATATTCCCCTGCAGAGCGATCCGACGGTGATCTATGGTCTGACGAATTTCGATGGAAACCTTCGCAAAAAAGATCTCTCCCACCCCAGTCCGTACAATACCTACCGGTGGGCCGGGCTGCCGCCGGGGCCGATCGCGAACCCCGGGGCACAGTCGATCCGTGCCGCCTTGTATCCCATGCCTTCTGCGAATCTCTACTTCGTCTCGAAGAACGACGGAACGCATCAATTCTCCACGACGCTCGTGGAGCACAACAAGGCGGTGGAAAAGTACCAGAAGCGTCCATTCCGAAGAGGAAATCACTCGCAGACCTTTATGACTCCCGACGGCAGACAGACACACCACAAGGAAGGAGTCTCGTAGAGCATGTCAGGATCGAATCTCCCTGCTCTGATCGACCATACGATATTGAGACCGGATGCGACGAAAGTCGAGGTGCTTCGGTTGTGTGAAGAGGCGAAGGCCAACGGTTTCACTGTCATTTTCGTCCCGCCATGTTACATCGATGAGGCGGTGGCGGCGGTTGCCGGCACCGGTATTCGCGTCGGCATTCCCATTGGATTTCCGTTAGGGGGGCACAGCACAAAGACCAAGGTGGCAGAGGCCGTCGAGGCCGTGCAGCGGGGTGCGACGGTGTTGGACATGGTGTTGAATATCAGCAGACTGAAATCGGCCGATCATGATTATGTTCGCGCGGACATCGCTGAAGTCGTGAAGTCGACCGTGGGTGTCGAGCATAAAGTGATCCTAGAAACCTGCTATCTCACTCAGGAGGAGAAACGAACGGCCTGTCATGTGGTCGTGGAAGCCGGGGCTGACTATGTGAAAACGTCGACCGGTTTCGGAGCTGCGGGGGCGACAGTGGAAGATGTGCGGTTATTAAAGGAAGTCGTAGCGGGGCGGGTCAAGGTAAAGGCTTCGGGCGGCATTCGCGATTGGAAGACGACGCTCGCGATGCTGGAAGCAGGAGCCGATAGGATCGGCACCAGTGCCGGTCTTAAGATCATCGACGAATGGCGGGCGGCAATACATGAACAAGAATAAAGCCGTTCTGAGGTCATGTGGATTTTCGGTCCCTCATCGCAACGGCACGGAAACGTTTGCGCCGGTATCTATTGCGTGATGGTGCGGCTAGCAGCTGTTGTGCTAGGTCCTCCTGGATCCTCATCTCGGTCCCATACGCATCTATGTTGAACTGCGGCGGCTTGCTATAGTGCGCCGATGATCAATCGAGTCATTCTGTTGGTTGTCGATGGGTTTGGGGTGGGTAGGTTGCCGGACGGCACCGACTACGGGGATGCCGACGCGAACACCCTCGTGCATCTGGCCGAGACGGTCGATGGGCTGAGTTTGCCGAATTTCGAGATGCTCGGGCTAGGGCATCTCGCCTCGATCAAAGGCGTACGAGCCATGGTCCAGCCGAACGGTTCCTTCGGGCGACTGGGATTTGCATCGCCGGGCAAAGATTCTGTCGTCGGATACTGGGAAATCAGCGGGGTGATCCAGAAAGAAGCCCCAACGGTCTGCAGATCCGGCATTCCCGACAAGATCATCGACGTCGTTGAACAGCTCTTCGGCAGAAAGTCGATCGGCCGAGGCGTCTCGTCCATGGCATGGATGCTCCGCCGACACAGTATGGAACATATGGCCACCGGAGCGCCTATGCTGTGGACGGATGGAGGCAATACGTGCTTTGTGGCCATGCATGAAACCCTCATGCCACCGGTGGAATTCCAACAGCGGTGTCGCGAGATCCGGAAAGCCGTGAAGGATGCGGGGACTCTCATTCGTGTCGTCGCGCAGCCGGTCATCGGCGGACATGACATGCTTCGGCCACAGGTCGGACGAAAGGACTTTGTGATCGAGCCACCGGGTGTGACGATGCTGGATGTCTTGAGTCGATCCGGCCAGATCGCGATGGGGGTTGGAAAGGTCTATGATCTTTTTAGTGGGCGCGGGTTGACGAAATCTTTCCCGGTTGCATCGGGGATGGCGGCTTTTGAGGAAGTCATCGGTATGTTGAACAAGGTGCCTCGTGGACTTATCTGTGCCGGCCTGGATTTGCTGTCCGAAGATGCTGTACAGTCGGCGACATCCGTACAGGAATTTGATCGCCGCCTGCC includes the following:
- a CDS encoding transposase; its protein translation is MPRTTHPSAGGLCYRVINRGNARAEVFRKAEDYAAFRDLLTEAVDRVRMRVLAYCLMPNHFHLALWPRGDGDLSRFMQWLLTAQVRRYHRHYQSSGHVWQGRFKALPIQQDAHLLTVLRYIERNPLRAGLVARAEEWRWSSLRGRVETMRSGMIYWII
- a CDS encoding transposase; translation: MATECIPQLTFEFHPKMKTVARFDQAHASTDGGVVLLRAVDEQLQLTERLAACLPDGRDPDKIRHAMRELLQQRVFGLACGYVGREKGTFSLLSKISSQQASGL
- a CDS encoding DUF3368 domain-containing protein, translating into MIALARIGSLGLLRQLTDQIVIPEAVYAESASRAAGRPGSIEIGQADWIVHRTVENQALVQQLRTHVGLGEAEAIILAREIGADAIVVLDDATARRLAEQEGCRVVGLLGLLVLAKQRGLLSAVRPLLDAMRSNGFFVSEKLYTIILRQVAEE
- a CDS encoding regulatory protein RecX, which codes for MQLGIRFLARRDRTVAQVERFLVSKGASPVQVRQTVRRLSNLNYLNDHAYAQRWVVNRLTNRPRGRERLKAELQAKGISETLADRVIADAFRGLDEEAVAHRVLQTAQRYGRRLTRSQTSNFLRRRGFSEETIDRMIEKKGINEEAVYEE
- the deoC gene encoding deoxyribose-phosphate aldolase — encoded protein: MSGSNLPALIDHTILRPDATKVEVLRLCEEAKANGFTVIFVPPCYIDEAVAAVAGTGIRVGIPIGFPLGGHSTKTKVAEAVEAVQRGATVLDMVLNISRLKSADHDYVRADIAEVVKSTVGVEHKVILETCYLTQEEKRTACHVVVEAGADYVKTSTGFGAAGATVEDVRLLKEVVAGRVKVKASGGIRDWKTTLAMLEAGADRIGTSAGLKIIDEWRAAIHEQE
- a CDS encoding IS4 family transposase, coding for MVTVASCFAQMLALIDRADFARAVRQHAAERAAKGFSCWDHLIAMLFCQMGSAHSLREICGGLATALGKLVHLGIRRTPTRSTLAYANAHRPWQLYETLFYQVLTRCQAVAALKRRRFRFKHPLRTLDATIIELCATVFDWARFQRTKGAIKLHLQLDHQGCLPCWALVTDGDTNDVRIAQQLTFAPGTIVVIDRGYLDYARYHRWTVDEVGFVTRPRTNMLYEVLEQRSVPTRGPVLVDEVIRLTSSHAADRCSVPLRQVTIWDERQQRPLRFLTTLMQLAASTIAAIYRERWQIELLFKALKQHLRIKTFVGTSENAVQVQIWIALLAMLLLKFLQLKSTWPWSLSNLAALLRFNLLTYRDLWDWLNAPFERPLLIPAPPQQRLFAT
- a CDS encoding UPF0175 family protein; translation: MGQPLTIDIPSELLEVLGTEDEARREAKTALILDLVRRGKVSRARAAEFLQISLADFPAILAQYQIPWFDYSAETLREDLRTLAAPPSTPSA
- the ruvX gene encoding Holliday junction resolvase RuvX, coding for MPGRILALDYGTKRIGVALSDELGWTAQPLETFERKTLDWDVAHIVGLVGSHAVERVVLGLPLQLDGREGPAVHAMREFAAKLEAGLSVPVVRWDERMTTKAAEALLIAADVSRKKRKGIVDRIAAAILLRSYLEAQDQVSAQSVGDRSAEETLEEWGQLSPDNRSYDAASDPHRIDRHRRSRRRGRISDDSVG
- the alaS gene encoding alanine--tRNA ligase gives rise to the protein MKNSATDLRRAFIRYFEEQGHQAVPSASLLPQADPTLLFTNAGMNQFKRTFLGEESRPYKRAVSVQKCLRAGGKHNDLENVGYTRRHHTFFEMLGNFSFGNYFKDEAIRFGWEFLTRTVGLQKDRMWVTIFREDDDAEKLWKKIGVLPSRIVRCDEKDNFWQMADTGPCGPCSEIHVDQGPVVPGDDRPNGEGDRVIEIWNLVFMQYNRDASGTLHPLPKPSIDTGMGLERLAAVAQGVYSNYDSDLFTPLLATIAGRAGTEYGKKESSDRSMRVIGDHLRAITFLMADGVLPSNEGRGYVLRRILRRAARHGRLLGIVEPFLHQLSAVVVEQMADAYPEVRMASGTIVEATKGEEERFIATLEQGLPILNEMIERAKATNRTVLAGSDIFRLYDTYGFPMDLIAEACREQGMTVDEPGFDAAIEEQRTRARKTGGFEQETARPAVAELTKRIGTTTFVGYEHLENDGVLRAILKGEQLVKEAVEGETVELAMDVTPFYAEGGGQVGDQGSLVGPEGLVDIKETMRPAPSIILHKGTVRKGRIREGERLHMTVNASTRRDAARNHTATHLVHAALRDLLGPHVKQYGSLVGPSRLRFDFAHFRPLSSRDIDDIESTVNEEIRKNEAVHTEVMNIQDAVANGALAFFGDKYGEQVRVVSIESFSKELCGGTHCRQTGDIGLFRIVSEGGVAAGVRRIEGQTGSGAYGLMKQLEADVRELSELLKVGKAELVGKTRKVLTQLKDKERELEELKLKMASGSETTSKVKTIAGVTVHQQRTDGLDVNGMRTLADQLRDKLKSGVIALGAATGDGKVSLLVVVTKDLISKLKAGDLIKAMAAEVGGTGGGRPEMAQAGGKDPAKLDAALEKVFGLVETTLRR
- a CDS encoding DUF2442 domain-containing protein — protein: MPTVLRSTAESVTITNDTLTVELSDGRSLSVPLDWFPRLVHATQAERKRWRLIGRGRGIHWDLLDEDIGVDGLLAGKPSGESQASFQKWLATRQSTRSR
- a CDS encoding phosphopentomutase yields the protein MINRVILLVVDGFGVGRLPDGTDYGDADANTLVHLAETVDGLSLPNFEMLGLGHLASIKGVRAMVQPNGSFGRLGFASPGKDSVVGYWEISGVIQKEAPTVCRSGIPDKIIDVVEQLFGRKSIGRGVSSMAWMLRRHSMEHMATGAPMLWTDGGNTCFVAMHETLMPPVEFQQRCREIRKAVKDAGTLIRVVAQPVIGGHDMLRPQVGRKDFVIEPPGVTMLDVLSRSGQIAMGVGKVYDLFSGRGLTKSFPVASGMAAFEEVIGMLNKVPRGLICAGLDLLSEDAVQSATSVQEFDRRLPDLFERLRLGDMVIVTGDHGRDFSLPGQTSTREYVPVFASGPKLAHGVDLGTRPTAADVGQTIVEALRAERLPVGESFLDALRPG
- the mltG gene encoding endolytic transglycosylase MltG, which translates into the protein MTLRLILIVLIAIVALAGVAGYQMIRWAEAPALSESDHPPQKIVVIPEGATFQQAAALLEREQLIRSRSAFLLLGKAQEADRKIHPGEYEFNAATAPAEILAKLLAGRVVLHSITIPEGHTITQIADVLDEHRITNRGEFVRLASDKSFVTTLGISADTAEGYLYPDTYRFVRPTAAKDVIKAMVEQLGRVMTPEWQARAKDIHLTVHEVLTLASVIEKETGVGDERPHISAVFHNRLKKHIPLQSDPTVIYGLTNFDGNLRKKDLSHPSPYNTYRWAGLPPGPIANPGAQSIRAALYPMPSANLYFVSKNDGTHQFSTTLVEHNKAVEKYQKRPFRRGNHSQTFMTPDGRQTHHKEGVS
- the recA gene encoding recombinase RecA produces the protein MSEKDDKKRALDLALSQIEKQYGKGAIMKLGTEEKVDVPAISTGSLGLDIALGVGGLPRGRVIEIFGPEASGKTTMTLHCIAEVQKVGGVAAFIDAEHALDLTYAKKLGVQADDLLVSQPDTGEQALEIAETLVRSGAIDLIVVDSVAALTPRAEIEGEMGDAHMGLQARLMSQALRKLTAAIAKSLTTVIFINQIRMKLGVMFGNPETTTGGNALKFYSSVRLDIRRIESIKEGQEVMGSRVRVKVVKNKMAPPFRQAEFDIMFAEGISKTGELVDMGVDKKIIEKSGAWYSYKSERIGQGRDAAREFLKNNFATAREIEMKLRELAGVPARNEKKAEAKEEKPASRSEDKRAHR